In Amaranthus tricolor cultivar Red isolate AtriRed21 chromosome 5, ASM2621246v1, whole genome shotgun sequence, a genomic segment contains:
- the LOC130813715 gene encoding protein OCTOPUS translates to MAEPPPNPKPRRLTQCYRHPNLPTTTGLCAPCLRERLSLLNPSPPCAEPSTSSSCSGVIPELRRCKTFSAKNCDVVGMEEPRRRSCDVRGRNSLSCLFDIDDHDNVGDAVVSVESRNLGFLKEEEEEREEVEVESEVRVSDFGNVDHEFEESKTMEELIDIELKSSNSKKKDLKEIAGSFWIAASVFSKKFRKWGKKQKKERECNENNAGLGEMKLENLRGRRLRDTQSEVGEYGLGRRSCDTDPRGSIDFGRASVDCGGFGRRSCDTDPRFSIDLGRASVDCGRISFDEHGRNEFQAPRVSWDGYLLGGRAALPGGNPNVNSAPIVSVIENAMATVYGFDNRMLSEGKMKVENGIDKERWRNGFDRFSSVRREAMVVEDCEPKGLSNARASPAAIGTFNESKLLISEKELNEWRLKSISTRDDNSSESFETASKDLASVSSSSNGNGFKKCRQWSKLWSIWGLLNRKKGDKFRNEGEREYLENPDAESMYDSSRKLTRSQSNSSLRSSSMVVGSASGMTGRNESKAIVKSRQEAVVLSRNRSARYSPNHLDNGLLRFYLTPLRSRRRNRVGKSRMKNSKSLARSVLRL, encoded by the coding sequence ATGGCGGAACCACCACCAAACCCTAAACCTCGCCGCCTTACCCAATGCTACCGCCACCCAAATCTCCCTACAACCACCGGTCTTTGTGCGCCATGTCTTCGCGAACGACTCTCTCTCCTCAACCCTTCTCCTCCATGCGCAGAACCTTCCACTTCTTCTTCATGCTCCGGAGTAATTCCGGAGCTCCGGCGATGCAAGACTTTTTCGGCAAAAAATTGTGATGTTGTCGGAATGGAAGAACCTCGTCGAAGATCTTGCGATGTTCGCGGTCGTAACTCTCTTTCCTGTTTGTTTGATATCGACGATCATGATAATGTAGGGGACGCCGTCGTTTCGGTTGAATCGAGAAATTTAGGGTTTCTgaaggaggaagaggaagaaaggGAAGAAGTTGAAGTAGAATCTGAAGTTAGGGTTTCTGATTTTGGAAATGTGGATCATGAGTTTGAGGAATCTAAGACTATGGAAGAGTTAATAGATATTGAACTGAAAAGTAGTAATAGTAAAAAGAAGGACTTAAAAGAAATTGCTGGTAGTTTTTGGATTGCTGCATCTGTATTTAGTAAGAAGTTTCGAAAATGGGGGAAAAAGCAGAAGAAAGAGCGTGAGTGTAATGAGAATAATGCTGGTTTGGGGGAGATGAAGCTTGAGAATTTGAGAGGTCGGAGATTGAGGGACACTCAATCAGAAGTTGGTGAATATGGTTTAGGAAGAAGGTCATGTGATACGGATCCTCGAGGTTCAATTGATTTTGGGAGAGCATCGGTTGATTGTGGTGGATTTGGTAGGAGGTCATGTGACACAGATCCTAGGTTTTCAATTGATTTAGGGAGGGCATCTGTTGATTGTGGTAGGATATCGTTTGATGAGCATGGAAGGAATGAGTTTCAGGCTCCTAGAGTGTCTTGGGACGGGTATTTACTCGGTGGGAGAGCTGCATTGCCAGGTGGAAACCCGAATGTGAATAGTGCACCCATAGTATCAGTCATAGAAAATGCTATGGCTACGGTGTATGGGTTTGACAATCGAATGTTGAGTGAAGGGAAGATGAAGGTGGAGAATGGGATTGATAAAGAGAGGTGGAGGAATGGGTTTGATAGGTTTAGTTCGGTTAGGAGGGAAGCCATGGTGGTTGAAGATTGTGAACCGAAAGGATTGTCAAATGCTAGGGCTTCACCTGCTGCTATTGGGACATTCAATGAGTCTAAGTTACTAATCTCTGAGAAAGAGTTGAACGAGTGGAGGTTGAAGTCCATTTCCACCAGGGATGATAACAGCTCAGAGAGCTTTGAGACAGCTTCAAAAGACCTTGCTTCGGTTTCCAGTAGTAGTAATGGGAATGGTTTCAAGAAATGCCGGCAATGGAGCAAGCTGTGGAGTATTTGGGGTTTATTAAACCGTAAAAAGGGCGATAAATTTAGGAACGAAGGTGAAAGGGAGTATCTAGAGAACCCTGATGCCGAATCTATGTACGATAGTTCTAGGAAACTAACACGAAGCCAAAGCAATTCGAGCTTGAGGAGCTCATCCATGGTAGTCGGATCAGCTAGTGGAATGACCGGTAGAAACGAATCGAAGGCCATTGTTAAGAGTAGGCAGGAAGCTGTAGTTTTATCGAGGAATCGAAGTGCCCGGTACTCACCTAATCACCTTGATAACGGTTTGCTAAGATTCTATTTGACACCTTTGAGGAGCCGTAGGAGAAATAGGGTAGGTAAAAGTAGGATGAAGAATTCAAAATCCTTGGCTAGAAGTGTACTAAGATTGTAG
- the LOC130813315 gene encoding uncharacterized protein LOC130813315 yields the protein MDKAKQLLELRDNESEIVSQLAVNPHEFQVGPSFYEDFALRGIRVDRVEPGMIFCSFKVPPRLIDRAGKLATGAIANLIDIVGNALIYGVGRPMNVSVTMSISYLSTAELDDELEVTSRLLGKIGAVSGTSVVIMKKASGEIVAEGRHSLFSKLQSKI from the exons ATGGATAAAGCAAAACAGCTACTAGAGTTACGCGATAACGAGTCTGAGATCGTTTCGCAACTCGCTGTTAACCCACACGAGTTTCAAGTAGGACCGAGTTTCTACGAGGATTTTGCCCTCAGAGGCATCCGAGTTGACCGAGTCGAACCTGGGATGATTTTCTGCTCATTCAAAGTCCCTCCTCGTCTTATT GATAGAGCTGGAAAACTAGCTACTGGTGCAATCGCCAATCTCATAGACATAGTTGGTAATGCATTGATTTATGGAGTTGGCCGACCAATGAACGTGTCTGTCACCATGTCTATCTCCTATCTGTCAACTGCTGAGCTTGAT GATGAGTTAGAGGTTACATCAAGACTGTTAGGCAAAATTGGAGCTGTGTCTGGAACATCCGTGGTTATAATGAAGAAGGCTTCTGGAGAAATTGTTGCTGAAGGACGGCATTCATTGTTTAGCAAACTCCAGAGTAAAATCTAA